Sequence from the Sphingomonas sp. SORGH_AS_0950 genome:
GCGTGCCCAGGCCCAGGCCGGGATCGATCTGGGCCAGCACGCGCCGACCGATATCGCGCAGATCGGCCGAGCGCGCGGCCAGCACCGGATTGCCCAGCGCGGACAACTGGCCCGCCATCCGCTCGATCGCCTGATGCCAGGACCAGGCGACGCCATGCCCCTCGACCATCAACTGGCAGGTGAGGGTGATGAGATCGGTATCGTCAAGCAGCGTCGCCTGCGCCTTAAAGATCGCCGCATCCCCCGCGCCCAGACGCCGCGTGGTCTCTTCGATCAGCGTCGTCATCTGCGCGCGGGTGCGCACCAGCGCCTCGTCGAGCAGCGCGCCGCCGCGCGCCAGATCGACCGGCTGGTCGGGGACGTCCAGTTCGGCCGCCGCCAGGACATGGACCTTGCCGATCGCGAGACCGGGGCTGGCGGCCACCCCCGCGATCATCGCCGGGGTGCCGACGGGCTTCCACCCGCGTACGGGTATGGCGGCGGCGGCCTTTTCCGCCGCGCGGGCGGCATCCGCCTTTTCGCGGCCGGTCAGGCGGCTGATCGCGGCGCGGAAGGTCTCGATCGCGCCGGCGGCGGCGGGACCGGATGCGGAGATGCTGACGGTGTCACCCGCTTTCAGCCCCAGCTGCAACAGCGCCACCAGGCTGCGCGGATCGGCGGTCTCGGCACCATGCCGGACCCGCAACGCGACCGGCAGCGCCTTGGCCGCTTCGGCCCAGGCGGCGGCGGGGCGTGCGTGCAGCCCGGCGGGATAGTCGATGGTCCAGCTCACCCGCTCGTCCAGATCCTCGGCCGGAGGGCGCGCCTGGCCCTGATCGCGCGCATCGTCGCTCAGTGCGGCGGCGATCAGCGCCGGGTCGCTGGTCTTCGCCAGTTGCTGCAACCGCGCCTCGTCCTGGATGAGCCGCGTCAGGCGGCGCAGGATCGCGATATGGCTGTCCGAACTGGCGGCGATGCCGATGACCAGATGCGCGATCTGGCCGGGATTCCATTCGATGCCGTCGACGAACTGGAGAACCGCGATCCCGTCGCGCCGCACCAGCCCCTTGTCCTCGCCCAGGCCATGGGGAATGGCGACGCCCGCGCCCAGAAAGGTGTTCGCGACGCCTTCGCGCGCGATCATGCTTTCCTCATAGCCCGGCGCGACGCAACCGGCGGCGACCAGCAGCTGGCCCGCCTGGCGGATCGCATCGCTCTTGTCGGTCGCCGTCACGGCGAGGCGGATCAGCTCCGGGCCGATCACGGGTGATGGGGACTGGGTGTGCATGTCTCTGTTGGCCTCTCCGCCGCGAGTCTCAGTTCTTCGCTTGCCCGACTGGAAAACGTTTTCCCGCAACTTTGTCAATGGGCCTTGCAACGAATCGCCTTACGCGACATGAAGGATGGAAATGAGCCGTAGAGAACGGCGCGGAGAGGAGAATACGTTTTCCATGAGCGTGGGTATCAAAGACGTCGCCCGCGTCGCCAACGTGTCCGCGGCCACGGTATCGCGCGTGTTGGCGGGTCGCAACGTCGATCTGGCGATGCGCGAGCGTGTTCTCGCGGCGGTGCGCTCGACGGGCTATCGCCCCAATCTTGCGGCGCGGCGGCTGCGGTCGCGTCATACCAATACGATCGGGCTGATCGTCGCCGATATCCGCAATCCCTTCTTCACCGCCGTATCCCGCGCGATCGAGAATCTGGCCTATAGTCGCGGACAGCGGGTCATCCTGTGCAACACCGACGAGGACCCCGCGCGCGAGGCCATGTATCTGCAACTGATGCAGGAGGAGCGGGTGGCCGGGGTCATTCTGGCGCCGACCCGCGACGGGCTGGCCAATATCACCCGGACGAAGCCCGATTATCCCATGGTGCTGATCGATCGCGCGGCGCCTGGCATCGCGCATGACTGCGTGGTCCTGGACAATGGTGCGATGTCGGAGATGCTGGTCGAGCATCTCCACGATCGGGGCTTTCGCCGGATCGCGGGCCTGTTCGGCGCGACCAGCCGTACCGGCATGGAGCGTCGCGCCGGGTTCGAGGCCGCGGCGCAGCGGCTGGGTCTGGTGGCCGAGGCGATCGCGGTGCCGCATGGCGATGGCGAGGTGGCGGAGGTCATGGCCGACCTGCTCGCGCGCGCCGACCGACCCCAGGCGCTGGTCGCCAGCAATGGCGTGACCTTGCTGGCGGTGCTGCGCACGCTGCGCGAGCACGGACTGTCGGTGCCCGACGACATCGCGCTTGTCGGGTTCGACAATGAAGGGTGGATGGACATTGTCGGCGGCGGCCTGTCGGTGATCGAGCAGCCCGTCGAGGAAATCGGCCGCACCGCGATGGCAATGCTGATCGATCGATTCGACCATCCCGATGCCGCCACCCGGAAAGTCGTGCTGGCCGGGCGACTAATCTCTCGCGGTTCCAGCGTCTCGCCCATGTCCGCCCCGTCTCCCTCGGTGACGGCATGATCCATATCACGGGCGGGCGAACAGCGCCGCCGACATTATTCGGAGCCTGACCACGATGCAACGCATGTCGCTCACCCGGTTCCTCATCGAGCAGCAACGCGCTGATGCCGCGCTGCCCGCCGAACTGCGCCTGTTGATCGAGACGGTCGCGCGCGCCTGCAAGACGATCGGCCACGCCGTGTCCAAGGGCGCTCTGGGCGAAGTGCTGGGCAGTCTCGGCGAGGAGAATGTCCAGGGCGAGGTCCAAAAGAAGCTGGACGTGATCGCCAACGAACTGCTGCTCGACGCCAATGAATGGGGCGGGCATCTGGCGGCGATGGCGTCGGAGGAGATGGAGACGATCCATCACATTCCCAATCGCTACCCGAAGGGCGAATATCTGCTGTTGTTCGATCCCATCGACGGGTCGAGCAATGTCGATGTCGACTTGTCGGTCGGCACGATCTTCTCGGTACTGCGCGCGCCGGAGGATTGCGCCGGGCGTACGCCGACCGAGGCCGATTTCCTCCAGCCGGGCCGCGATCAGGTGGCGGCGGGCTATGCCATCTATGGTCCGCAGACGCTGCTGGTGCTGACCATCGGCACCGGCGTCTATGAATTCACGCTCGACCGGGAGGTCGGTTCGTGGCGGCTGACCGACGGTCCGATGCGGCTGCCCGCCGGGACGTGCGAGTTCGCGATCAACCTGGCGCGGCGGCGGCAATGGTCGCCGCGCATCGCCGACTATGTCGAAGAGCGGGTTCAGGGCAGCGAGGGGCCGTTGGGCCGCGATTACAATATGCGGTGGACCGCCTCGATGGTGGCGGACATCCATCGCATCCTGAAACGGGGCGGGGTGTTCCTCTATCCGGCCGATCACCGCCATCCGGGCAAGGCACGGCTTCGGCTGTTGTATGAGGCCAATCCCATGGCGATGCTGATCGAGCAGGCGGGCGGTGCGGCGATCGATGGCGAGATGCGCATTCTCGACATCCAGCCGACGGGCCTGCACCAGCGGGTTGGCGTGGTGCTGGGCGATGCTGCCGAGGTCGCCACGCTGTGCGATGTGGAAGAGAGGGACGCCGTCCTGCCGCTTGCTGCCTTGGGATAAGGGCGGGGCGGAAGAAGGCCGCTCCCAGGGGGCGACAAACTGGTCTTGGCGGGAAATCGTTCTACAGGACGATAGCCTGAATGCTTGGGCTATTTAACGCGAACATTCGAGAAAACGTTTTCTATAACATGATGGTGAGGATGCGGATGGACAAGGTCCGATTCAAGCTGGGTGTCATTGTCGGGGCGGCCGTTTTGCCGGTGTCCCCGCTCTGGTCGCGTACGGTCGATCCGGCCGCCACGGTGG
This genomic interval carries:
- a CDS encoding LacI family DNA-binding transcriptional regulator, with product MSVGIKDVARVANVSAATVSRVLAGRNVDLAMRERVLAAVRSTGYRPNLAARRLRSRHTNTIGLIVADIRNPFFTAVSRAIENLAYSRGQRVILCNTDEDPAREAMYLQLMQEERVAGVILAPTRDGLANITRTKPDYPMVLIDRAAPGIAHDCVVLDNGAMSEMLVEHLHDRGFRRIAGLFGATSRTGMERRAGFEAAAQRLGLVAEAIAVPHGDGEVAEVMADLLARADRPQALVASNGVTLLAVLRTLREHGLSVPDDIALVGFDNEGWMDIVGGGLSVIEQPVEEIGRTAMAMLIDRFDHPDAATRKVVLAGRLISRGSSVSPMSAPSPSVTA
- a CDS encoding class 1 fructose-bisphosphatase, with amino-acid sequence MQRMSLTRFLIEQQRADAALPAELRLLIETVARACKTIGHAVSKGALGEVLGSLGEENVQGEVQKKLDVIANELLLDANEWGGHLAAMASEEMETIHHIPNRYPKGEYLLLFDPIDGSSNVDVDLSVGTIFSVLRAPEDCAGRTPTEADFLQPGRDQVAAGYAIYGPQTLLVLTIGTGVYEFTLDREVGSWRLTDGPMRLPAGTCEFAINLARRRQWSPRIADYVEERVQGSEGPLGRDYNMRWTASMVADIHRILKRGGVFLYPADHRHPGKARLRLLYEANPMAMLIEQAGGAAIDGEMRILDIQPTGLHQRVGVVLGDAAEVATLCDVEERDAVLPLAALG